A genome region from Thermococcus onnurineus NA1 includes the following:
- a CDS encoding geranylgeranyl reductase family protein — protein sequence MKYDVVVVGAGIAGPIVARNVAKAGFSVLLIDKKSAIGTPKQCAEGISKTVFEKYDIPYDRRFINREIYGAKLYSPSGYELELRYKEVSGVILERKVFDKMLAYYAAKAGADVLARTEAMDVIRKDGKIAGIKAKHEDEPIEIYADIIVAADGVESTIARKAGINTYAPPHEFDSSYEYEMLIEGFDPDLIHLWFGNEIAPRGYVWVFPKDEDRANVGIGINSDNPRTAKYYLDKWLKENNIPVKKLLEINVGVVPVGGFVKELAKDNVIVVGDAARQVNPMHGGGMAEAMEAGTIASKWIVKALEEENPELLKNYTTEWWGTDGKRLEKVLRVRRVTEKLTDEDLDLFIQILSGADAEKIASGDYGEVVKALLKHPKVLMSKRRLSLLKELL from the coding sequence ATGAAGTACGATGTAGTGGTTGTCGGCGCAGGAATCGCCGGCCCAATCGTCGCGAGAAACGTTGCTAAAGCTGGCTTTTCCGTCCTGCTCATCGATAAGAAGTCCGCGATAGGCACTCCAAAGCAGTGCGCCGAGGGAATCAGCAAGACGGTCTTTGAGAAGTACGACATACCCTACGACAGACGCTTCATCAACCGTGAAATTTACGGTGCCAAACTCTACTCCCCAAGCGGCTACGAGCTCGAGCTCAGATACAAGGAAGTCAGCGGTGTAATCCTCGAGAGGAAGGTCTTTGACAAAATGCTTGCTTATTACGCCGCCAAAGCTGGGGCCGACGTCCTGGCTAGAACTGAGGCAATGGATGTCATAAGAAAGGACGGAAAGATAGCAGGAATAAAGGCCAAGCACGAGGACGAGCCCATTGAGATTTATGCTGATATCATCGTTGCTGCCGATGGCGTGGAGAGTACCATAGCGAGGAAGGCCGGCATAAACACCTACGCTCCGCCGCACGAGTTCGATTCTAGCTACGAGTACGAGATGCTCATCGAGGGCTTTGACCCTGACCTAATCCACCTCTGGTTCGGGAACGAGATAGCGCCGAGGGGCTACGTCTGGGTCTTCCCCAAGGATGAGGATAGAGCCAACGTCGGAATAGGCATAAACTCCGACAATCCCCGGACGGCCAAGTACTACCTCGACAAGTGGCTAAAGGAGAATAACATCCCTGTCAAGAAGCTTCTGGAGATAAACGTCGGCGTCGTTCCGGTTGGCGGCTTCGTCAAAGAGCTCGCCAAGGACAACGTTATCGTTGTCGGCGACGCAGCAAGGCAGGTCAACCCCATGCACGGAGGCGGAATGGCCGAGGCAATGGAAGCCGGAACCATAGCCAGCAAGTGGATAGTCAAGGCTCTGGAAGAGGAAAACCCGGAACTTCTCAAGAACTACACGACCGAATGGTGGGGGACCGACGGAAAGAGGCTTGAGAAGGTCCTAAGGGTCAGGCGCGTCACGGAGAAGCTCACCGACGAAGACCTTGACCTCTTCATCCAGATACTCAGTGGTGCGGATGCCGAAAAGATAGCCAGCGGCGACTATGGAGAGGTTGTAAAGGCCCTCCTCAAGCACCCCAAGGTGCTCATGAGCAAGAGGAGGCTGAGCCTCCTAAAGGAGTTGCTCTAA
- a CDS encoding DUF362 domain-containing protein, with product MPEKIKVVVNEDRCYLCGGCAGVCPTLAIKVGSSRWEFFQDKCISCRICINACPVGALTAEPLGVSE from the coding sequence ATGCCGGAGAAGATTAAAGTCGTCGTTAACGAAGACAGGTGCTACCTCTGCGGCGGCTGTGCAGGCGTCTGCCCAACGCTGGCCATAAAAGTAGGCTCCTCAAGGTGGGAGTTCTTCCAAGACAAGTGCATATCCTGCCGCATATGCATCAACGCCTGCCCGGTTGGCGCCCTAACCGCTGAACCCCTGGGGGTGTCCGAATGA
- the surR gene encoding sulfur metabolism transcriptional regulator SurR — protein MTEPDIFYILGNKVRRDLLSHLTCTECYFSFLSSKVNVSSTAVAKHLKIMEREGILKSYEREGPFIGPARKYYDIAISRTYVTTVTPNLFWYRGLDLGGSLIEKAEIDLSRIPLEHETLISMVASFLELTEELEKILQALQAVESRRDRLMKEIKERYLEEIGDMTQMAILHYLLLNGEATIEGLSDRLNLKEREVIAKAQELDKFIPLRIKDGIVKIDEERLKQKLGGVEDAGED, from the coding sequence ATGACTGAACCGGACATCTTTTACATATTAGGAAACAAGGTGAGGCGCGATCTGCTCAGCCATCTCACCTGTACGGAATGCTACTTTAGCTTCCTCAGCAGTAAAGTAAACGTTTCCTCAACGGCAGTTGCCAAGCACCTTAAAATCATGGAGCGCGAAGGCATACTCAAGTCCTACGAGAGGGAAGGCCCATTCATTGGGCCCGCGAGGAAGTACTATGACATAGCCATATCCAGAACTTACGTCACCACGGTAACCCCCAACCTATTCTGGTACCGCGGCCTTGACCTGGGCGGATCTTTGATAGAAAAAGCCGAGATAGACCTCTCCCGCATACCCCTCGAGCACGAAACACTCATCAGTATGGTTGCCTCATTCCTTGAGCTTACCGAAGAGCTCGAGAAGATTCTCCAGGCCCTTCAAGCAGTTGAGAGCAGAAGGGATAGGCTGATGAAGGAGATAAAAGAGCGCTACCTAGAGGAAATCGGCGACATGACTCAAATGGCGATACTCCATTACTTACTCCTCAACGGTGAGGCCACTATCGAAGGCCTGAGCGACAGGCTGAACCTCAAGGAGAGGGAAGTCATCGCCAAAGCCCAAGAGCTGGACAAGTTTATACCGTTAAGAATAAAAGACGGAATCGTCAAAATCGACGAGGAAAGGCTCAAACAAAAGCTTGGCGGTGTCGAAGATGCCGGAGAAGATTAA
- the pdo gene encoding protein disulfide oxidoreductase: MGLISDGDKKVIREEFFSKMTNPVKIIGFIGKDHCQYCDQLKQLVQELSELSDKLSYEFYDFDSEDGRKLAEQYGIDRAPAITITQDGKDMGVRFFGLPAGHEFGAFLEDIVDVSNAQTDLMPDTKEELAKVDRDVRILVFVTPTCPYCPLAVRMAHKFAIENTNAGKGKIRGDMVEAIEYPEWADQYSVMAVPKIVIQVDGEDKVQFEGAYPEKMFMEKLLAALE, encoded by the coding sequence ATGGGATTGATTAGCGATGGAGATAAGAAGGTCATCAGGGAGGAGTTCTTCTCCAAGATGACGAACCCAGTCAAGATTATCGGATTCATCGGCAAGGATCACTGCCAGTACTGTGACCAGCTGAAGCAGCTCGTCCAGGAACTCTCAGAGCTCAGCGACAAGCTCAGCTACGAGTTCTATGACTTCGACAGTGAGGATGGCAGGAAGCTCGCCGAGCAGTATGGTATCGACCGCGCCCCGGCTATTACCATAACCCAGGACGGCAAGGACATGGGCGTAAGGTTCTTCGGCCTTCCTGCCGGCCACGAGTTCGGTGCCTTCCTTGAGGACATCGTCGATGTCAGCAACGCCCAGACTGACCTCATGCCTGATACGAAGGAGGAGCTTGCCAAGGTCGACAGGGACGTCAGGATACTCGTCTTCGTCACCCCGACCTGCCCATACTGCCCGCTCGCGGTCAGGATGGCCCACAAGTTCGCCATCGAGAACACCAACGCCGGCAAGGGCAAGATCAGGGGAGACATGGTTGAGGCCATCGAGTATCCGGAATGGGCTGACCAGTACAGCGTCATGGCCGTCCCGAAGATCGTCATCCAGGTGGACGGCGAGGACAAGGTTCAGTTCGAGGGAGCTTACCCGGAGAAGATGTTCATGGAGAAGCTTTTGGCTGCCCTCGAGTGA
- the cas2 gene encoding CRISPR-associated endonuclease Cas2 — protein MYVVIVYDVAVERVNKVKKFLRRHLHWVQNSVFEGEVTLAEFERIKAGLLDLIDEDEDSVVIYKLRSMPKREVLGMEKNPLEDII, from the coding sequence ATGTACGTGGTCATCGTCTACGATGTGGCCGTTGAACGGGTGAACAAAGTCAAGAAGTTCCTACGCCGGCATCTCCACTGGGTTCAGAACAGCGTCTTCGAGGGTGAGGTAACCCTCGCCGAGTTCGAGCGCATAAAAGCCGGTCTGCTCGATCTGATTGATGAAGACGAAGACTCCGTGGTCATTTACAAGCTCCGTTCGATGCCAAAAAGGGAAGTGCTGGGAATGGAAAAGAACCCTCTGGAGGACATCATTTAG
- a CDS encoding CRISPR-associated protein Cas4: MGYPEEIEEFNERIRNAIVGKTPERKIWVTSLSYCLRKAALSIYLGTFKYERTGEMLVGSVLHEWLGNALSSEDIEFEVTVEYPLEDGWKLVGRVDAVKGNYPLEFKFKGFNGEDESSPKTPDEMNEPPKLAKEQLNAYLNMMDKKLGYIYVFDRNGLSFKPFPVERDKKAFQRILRRAKVVIEGVRQLESGSFPEWIKPRYGKRECGGCLFRPICEAVESK; encoded by the coding sequence ATGGGGTATCCCGAAGAGATTGAGGAGTTTAACGAGAGGATTCGGAACGCGATAGTGGGAAAGACCCCTGAGCGGAAGATATGGGTGACATCTCTAAGCTACTGCCTGAGAAAGGCTGCACTTTCCATCTACCTGGGCACATTCAAGTACGAGAGGACGGGCGAAATGCTCGTGGGGAGTGTTCTCCATGAATGGCTCGGCAATGCGCTCAGTAGCGAAGACATAGAGTTTGAGGTTACCGTTGAGTATCCCCTAGAGGACGGATGGAAGCTCGTAGGCAGGGTGGACGCAGTAAAGGGGAATTATCCACTTGAGTTCAAGTTCAAAGGATTCAACGGAGAGGACGAGAGCAGTCCAAAGACACCGGACGAGATGAACGAACCCCCAAAGCTTGCAAAGGAGCAGCTCAACGCATATCTTAACATGATGGACAAGAAACTGGGCTACATCTATGTCTTTGACCGAAATGGTCTAAGCTTCAAGCCGTTCCCCGTAGAAAGGGACAAAAAGGCCTTTCAAAGGATACTCAGAAGGGCCAAGGTGGTTATTGAAGGTGTGAGGCAGCTCGAATCCGGCAGTTTCCCAGAGTGGATAAAGCCCCGCTACGGAAAGCGGGAATGTGGAGGATGCCTCTTTAGACCCATATGTGAGGCCGTTGAGTCTAAATGA